The Hyphococcus flavus genome contains a region encoding:
- a CDS encoding PH domain-containing protein, which yields MSYVDKTLAGGEEVIHRANFNWTYSFFPVLWFSLGAAALALMFFIQYASGVPYEELKVGWWSAAVGGACGSIILLNHMIILITTEIVVTTYRFVFKKGLISRDTQEVSLGKIEEITLHQSIWGRFLGYGQLVLRGTGVGVITLPDLDDPIRLRKIIENAKSALRADQRKHRRVNEDEDDY from the coding sequence ATGTCATACGTCGATAAAACACTGGCGGGCGGGGAAGAAGTTATTCACCGCGCCAATTTCAACTGGACCTACAGTTTCTTTCCGGTGCTCTGGTTCTCGCTTGGCGCAGCCGCGCTGGCGCTTATGTTCTTCATTCAATACGCCTCGGGCGTGCCTTATGAAGAATTGAAAGTTGGCTGGTGGTCAGCCGCGGTCGGCGGCGCGTGCGGTTCAATCATTCTGCTTAATCACATGATCATTCTGATCACGACCGAAATTGTTGTGACAACCTACCGCTTTGTCTTCAAAAAAGGTCTCATCTCTCGCGATACGCAGGAAGTCAGTCTCGGCAAGATTGAGGAAATCACTTTGCATCAATCCATCTGGGGACGCTTTTTGGGTTACGGTCAGCTTGTGCTGCGCGGTACAGGCGTTGGCGTCATCACCCTTCCCGATCTCGACGATCCGATCCGGCTGAGAAAGATTATCGAAAACGCCAAGTCGGCGCTGCGCGCTGATCAACGTAAACATAGGCGCGTCAACGAAGACGAAGACGATTACTAG
- the ettA gene encoding energy-dependent translational throttle protein EttA — MAKYQYIYFMSGLTKQFTGGKKILEDIHLQFFPDAKIGVVGVNGAGKSTLLKIMAGVDTEFGGEAYTADGATVGYLPQEPELDNSKTVFENVLEGAGDLKTKIDEFNAVSMELGENYSDELMEKMSKLQEEIDAADGWDLDSKIEMAMEALRCPPGDWAVEKLSGGEKRRVALARLLLSKPDLLLLDEPTNHLDAESVAWLEHHLQEYPGAVVLVTHDRYFLDNVTGWILELDRGRGIPYEGNYSSWLEQKRKRLEQEKREEGNRQKSLDRESEWIKSSPKARQAKSKARINAYDELLNKASKEDINTAQIQIPPGPRLGGVVIEAEGLKKAFGDKLLYEDLSFKLPPGGIVGVIGPNGAGKTTLFRMLTGQEQPDDGALRVGETVKLGYVDQSREELDANKNVWEEISGGLDVIQLGKREIPSRAYVSWFNFKGGDQQKKVGSLSGGERNRVQLAKMLTEGANLLLLDEPTNDLDVDTLRELERALEDFAGCAVIISHDRWFLDRIATHILAFEGDSHVEWFEGNFEDYMEDKKRRLGPDADVPRRIKYKPLTR, encoded by the coding sequence ATGGCTAAATATCAATATATCTACTTCATGTCCGGCCTGACAAAACAGTTCACAGGCGGCAAAAAAATATTGGAAGACATACACTTACAGTTCTTCCCGGACGCCAAGATCGGGGTTGTCGGCGTTAATGGCGCGGGTAAGTCGACATTATTGAAGATTATGGCCGGCGTGGACACGGAGTTCGGGGGCGAGGCTTATACAGCCGATGGCGCGACGGTTGGCTACCTGCCGCAGGAGCCGGAACTCGATAACAGCAAAACGGTTTTCGAGAATGTCCTCGAAGGGGCTGGCGATCTGAAAACCAAGATTGATGAATTCAACGCCGTTTCCATGGAGCTTGGGGAAAATTACTCAGACGAGCTCATGGAGAAAATGTCGAAGCTGCAGGAAGAAATCGACGCGGCTGATGGCTGGGACCTCGATTCAAAAATCGAAATGGCCATGGAGGCGCTGCGTTGCCCGCCCGGCGATTGGGCCGTGGAAAAACTCTCTGGCGGTGAGAAGCGACGTGTCGCCCTTGCGCGTTTGCTGTTGTCAAAGCCTGACTTACTGTTGCTCGACGAACCGACCAACCATCTTGATGCGGAATCCGTCGCCTGGCTTGAACATCACTTGCAGGAATATCCAGGCGCCGTCGTGCTTGTGACGCACGACCGATATTTCCTGGATAACGTTACCGGCTGGATTCTCGAACTCGATCGGGGCAGGGGCATTCCTTACGAAGGCAACTATTCTTCATGGCTCGAACAAAAACGAAAACGTCTCGAGCAGGAAAAACGCGAGGAAGGCAACCGGCAAAAGTCGCTTGATCGCGAATCAGAATGGATCAAGTCCAGTCCGAAGGCGAGGCAGGCAAAATCAAAGGCGCGTATCAACGCCTATGATGAGTTGCTCAACAAGGCGTCGAAAGAAGATATCAACACCGCGCAAATTCAAATTCCGCCGGGACCGCGCCTTGGCGGTGTTGTCATCGAGGCGGAAGGCCTGAAGAAAGCGTTCGGCGACAAGCTGCTATACGAGGACTTGTCCTTTAAATTACCTCCGGGGGGGATCGTCGGCGTCATTGGTCCGAACGGCGCCGGTAAAACCACGCTCTTCCGTATGCTGACAGGGCAGGAACAACCCGATGACGGCGCGTTGCGGGTCGGCGAAACCGTCAAACTTGGCTATGTGGACCAGTCGAGAGAAGAACTCGATGCCAATAAGAACGTTTGGGAAGAAATCTCCGGTGGGCTGGACGTTATCCAGCTTGGCAAGCGCGAAATTCCATCGCGGGCCTATGTGAGTTGGTTCAATTTCAAAGGCGGTGATCAGCAAAAGAAGGTCGGGAGCCTTTCCGGCGGGGAGCGCAACCGCGTTCAACTGGCGAAAATGCTGACTGAGGGCGCCAACCTCTTGCTTCTCGACGAACCGACCAACGATCTCGATGTGGATACGCTGCGGGAGCTTGAGCGCGCGCTTGAGGACTTTGCCGGCTGCGCCGTCATTATCTCGCACGACCGCTGGTTCCTCGACCGTATCGCGACGCATATTCTCGCCTTTGAAGGCGACAGCCACGTGGAATGGTTCGAGGGCAACTTCGAAGACTACATGGAAGACAAAAAACGCAGGCTGGGACCCGACGCTGATGTGCCGCGCCGGATCAAATACAAGCCGCTCACTCGCTAA
- a CDS encoding GAF domain-containing protein, with the protein MNADQKAARYEEVAKEIAAVIDGENHVIARMATVSNILHHAFDHYFWTGFYLVDPEKPEELVIGPYQGTMGCLRIPFGKGVCGVAASTRETQIVEDVHAFPGHIACDARSESEIVVPVLDTAGELIAVFDVDSDKKAMFDAIDRKGVETIVKAAFG; encoded by the coding sequence ATGAACGCAGACCAAAAAGCTGCTCGATATGAAGAGGTAGCGAAAGAAATCGCCGCGGTCATCGATGGTGAAAACCATGTTATCGCGCGTATGGCGACCGTATCGAATATTCTGCATCATGCGTTCGATCATTATTTCTGGACCGGGTTTTATCTCGTAGATCCAGAAAAGCCCGAAGAGCTGGTGATCGGACCCTATCAGGGGACCATGGGCTGCTTGCGTATACCGTTCGGCAAGGGTGTCTGTGGTGTGGCTGCGTCAACACGTGAAACGCAGATTGTCGAAGACGTACACGCCTTTCCGGGACATATTGCTTGTGATGCTCGATCTGAATCGGAAATTGTTGTTCCGGTACTCGACACTGCAGGCGAACTCATCGCCGTGTTTGATGTGGACAGCGACAAAAAGGCGATGTTCGATGCGATTGATCGCAAGGGCGTTGAAACTATTGTAAAAGCTGCGTTTGGTTAA
- a CDS encoding TadE/TadG family type IV pilus assembly protein, producing MSKAMGHRNKSLLKEWRRCQSGLAATEFAMLLPVLVIMFFGLVEASDAMTVNRKVAISANTLADLAAQSEQLYISDIDDLFEGVMAIVEPHDPNGMQLKLVSVVLDADDDPVVHWSRDHAGGIPYAEGAAYTNLSDDDVVSSSSSIIVVEMVYNYSPSLTSHVIEAPLVFNRQSIRWPRVTNRVQLCDDQDNCTT from the coding sequence GTGAGCAAAGCTATGGGACATCGTAACAAATCTTTGCTGAAAGAATGGCGGCGCTGCCAGAGCGGTCTGGCGGCGACGGAGTTCGCCATGTTGCTGCCGGTCCTGGTCATAATGTTCTTCGGTCTTGTTGAGGCGTCGGACGCCATGACGGTGAACCGAAAGGTTGCGATCTCCGCCAACACCCTCGCCGACCTCGCCGCCCAGTCAGAACAACTTTACATCTCTGACATCGATGATCTGTTCGAGGGCGTCATGGCGATTGTCGAACCCCACGACCCGAACGGTATGCAGTTAAAACTGGTCAGCGTCGTGCTGGACGCGGATGACGACCCGGTTGTTCATTGGAGCCGTGATCACGCCGGGGGCATTCCATACGCTGAAGGCGCAGCCTACACGAATTTGAGCGACGATGATGTGGTCAGCTCCAGCTCATCGATTATTGTCGTTGAAATGGTCTACAACTACTCGCCATCGTTGACGAGCCATGTCATCGAGGCGCCGCTTGTCTTCAACCGGCAGTCGATCCGCTGGCCGCGTGTTACAAATCGCGTCCAGCTTTGCGACGATCAGGACAATTGCACGACTTAA
- a CDS encoding serine hydrolase domain-containing protein, whose amino-acid sequence MNSAKFLAAAIAALAALGCSVEPQSNTVSAVVSDVQISTEHLGHIAGVLQEEVDAGIRPGFVALVATKEGVVYQTAVGMADPYNDVPMAAETRFLIASMTKPVVTAAMMQLVDRGVVALNDPVSLYIPSFASMQVAISHAANDDGTFETRPPSRAITIHDLLTHMAGLGYVFDQQTDIGKAYLAADLYGDAGTLAERMEVLTSLPLYEDPGTKWRYSFATDVVGRVIEVASGQPLGLYMEENLFAPLGMNDTEFFLEETDTTRLAAMNAFNDQGEMVRDPITDEGFGLASGGGGLVSTAPDYARFMMMLLNGGELNGARILSPATVVLMMSDHTPFNTLPENWKRDGITFGLGGATIRTPGYFGRAAAKGEWGWSGFWDTSFFITPELGVAEVLMTQAMPGPNTPPSRARDRVRAITYGALE is encoded by the coding sequence ATGAACAGTGCAAAGTTTCTAGCTGCGGCTATTGCAGCTTTGGCAGCGCTTGGCTGTTCTGTAGAGCCTCAATCAAACACTGTATCTGCGGTTGTTTCCGACGTTCAGATTTCGACGGAACACTTGGGGCATATTGCTGGCGTGCTTCAGGAAGAGGTTGATGCTGGTATTCGACCCGGTTTCGTCGCGTTAGTGGCGACCAAAGAGGGCGTTGTCTATCAGACGGCCGTTGGCATGGCCGATCCATACAATGACGTTCCTATGGCGGCGGAGACGCGCTTTCTAATCGCCAGCATGACCAAGCCTGTGGTGACGGCTGCGATGATGCAGCTGGTCGATCGCGGCGTTGTCGCCTTGAATGATCCTGTTTCTCTCTACATTCCTTCGTTCGCCAGCATGCAGGTCGCGATTTCTCATGCGGCGAATGATGATGGAACATTTGAAACCCGGCCACCGTCGCGGGCGATCACTATTCACGACTTGCTGACCCATATGGCGGGACTTGGGTATGTGTTCGATCAACAAACGGATATCGGCAAAGCCTATCTTGCCGCCGACCTTTATGGCGACGCCGGCACGCTTGCTGAGCGGATGGAAGTATTGACGTCGCTGCCGCTCTATGAAGATCCAGGAACAAAATGGCGCTACAGTTTTGCAACTGATGTCGTGGGCAGGGTGATCGAAGTCGCAAGCGGTCAACCACTTGGATTATATATGGAAGAAAACCTCTTCGCCCCGCTGGGGATGAACGATACGGAGTTCTTTCTTGAAGAAACCGACACGACACGGCTGGCCGCCATGAATGCTTTTAACGATCAAGGAGAGATGGTTCGCGATCCGATAACAGATGAAGGGTTTGGATTGGCTTCAGGCGGTGGTGGCTTGGTCTCCACGGCGCCGGATTATGCGCGTTTTATGATGATGCTTCTAAATGGGGGTGAGCTTAACGGCGCCCGCATTCTATCTCCCGCAACAGTCGTGCTGATGATGAGCGATCATACGCCGTTCAATACGCTGCCGGAGAACTGGAAGCGCGATGGTATTACCTTTGGTCTTGGTGGCGCCACGATCCGGACGCCAGGGTATTTCGGACGCGCCGCAGCGAAGGGAGAGTGGGGCTGGTCAGGGTTCTGGGACACCTCGTTTTTTATTACTCCGGAACTTGGTGTTGCTGAAGTGTTGATGACGCAAGCGATGCCGGGCCCAAACACGCCCCCGTCGCGTGCTCGCGACCGGGTGAGGGCGATTACTTATGGCGCGCTTGAATAG
- a CDS encoding oxygenase MpaB family protein, whose translation MAETFATLNEAGVGVTMPVDALRSTLRRGVENRLDKAAKAYLGDPMLAKIDFAEPQGEAALVGPDSVSWRIFKNPVTLFVGGVAAVILEFAEPRVRTGVWDNTTFRTDPVRRLKRTGLAAMVTVYGAKSVAEKMIGNVNRMHDRVAGVTPDGSPYAASDPELLRWVQATAAFGFMESYSAYAAPLSDEDRDRYYAEGRPAALLYGANGSPRSLAEERALFEKMMPKLEASEIIFEFLNIMKRAEAFPQPAQLAQHSLVRAAVDIVPKEIREILGLTNRYGLRPFEGRVVRRMARRADRLILRSSPAVRACKRLGLPEDYLYRR comes from the coding sequence TTGGCTGAAACTTTCGCTACACTCAACGAAGCTGGGGTTGGAGTGACGATGCCTGTTGATGCGTTGAGGTCGACGTTACGAAGAGGGGTGGAGAACCGACTTGATAAGGCTGCAAAAGCTTATCTCGGAGACCCCATGCTCGCAAAAATCGACTTCGCCGAGCCGCAAGGGGAGGCTGCGCTCGTCGGTCCCGACTCCGTATCCTGGCGGATATTTAAAAACCCGGTAACGCTTTTTGTCGGCGGAGTCGCCGCCGTAATCCTCGAGTTCGCTGAACCGCGCGTCCGAACAGGGGTATGGGACAACACGACATTTAGAACCGATCCGGTGCGCCGCCTGAAACGTACTGGGCTTGCCGCCATGGTGACTGTTTATGGCGCAAAAAGCGTCGCTGAAAAGATGATCGGCAATGTCAACCGCATGCATGATCGGGTTGCAGGTGTGACGCCCGACGGGTCGCCATATGCTGCAAGCGATCCAGAACTCTTACGCTGGGTGCAAGCGACGGCGGCATTCGGATTTATGGAAAGCTATTCGGCTTATGCGGCGCCGTTAAGCGATGAGGATCGTGACAGATATTACGCAGAAGGGAGGCCGGCAGCGTTGTTATACGGCGCTAACGGTTCGCCGCGTTCGCTTGCGGAGGAGCGCGCTCTTTTCGAAAAGATGATGCCGAAATTGGAGGCGTCTGAAATCATTTTTGAGTTTCTCAATATCATGAAACGAGCGGAAGCGTTTCCGCAGCCTGCCCAATTGGCGCAACACTCGCTTGTCCGCGCGGCTGTTGATATCGTACCGAAAGAAATTCGCGAAATTTTAGGACTGACCAATCGTTATGGTTTGCGCCCTTTTGAAGGTCGTGTCGTACGTCGCATGGCGCGTCGCGCGGACCGGCTGATCTTGCGATCAAGCCCGGCAGTCCGAGCCTGTAAAAGACTGGGGCTGCCGGAGGATTATCTTTATCGGCGTTAG
- a CDS encoding TadE/TadG family type IV pilus assembly protein, which yields MLVEKAGVAVGGKRNSKSTRARYLTVTAKRFAKDRSGNIVFLFAFMATVLFLFAGGAVDYSRWNAVRADMVESMDAASLAMAQLAATNPDLTESELKDYGRKFFEANFNYESNLEPGWNIVFALGDEAIIGTCITGKIDTYLLGVAGIKNLNIDKCVEITKQGSGRVELALVLDVTGSMDNKIDGVKKIESLKDAVDTLLDVLYGSAESSENIKIGVVPFNANVNPGGSSGWSNAWADTGAAAYYHGRRFFHVDKDGNVDMDTKVNHFSLYNTTPGADWQGCVEARPYPLDELDIPPGGSMSSTDLNAYMAVPGDYSDEENDQEEEMYDAFNNAPAYSVSSSELTNSANFNWVPVFLPDAADCNNSEDCESDSSYYNDSGTTSYGTPWYGYYFDDPDGDDYHVSGRSIQESSYGQNHYYFVNDNNYTHAGNAQFDKYAKIVHYFRQLLNDDVTNDDFKEFLTELSISTGLNGSGSASHGRGKQEYLLRMAYVGWWDPVTLTYKGKYDTPNSSYISAEVDCPTPILPLTNVRDDIEDHIDLLYPNGNTDIAHGAAWGWRVLSKEAPFTEGIGPGDQDYEKWQKAVVIMTDGENVVGSDNNTHYGSTQGQYGFAIEERMGVGKDTYWEMRDELDDKLLRVCHRMKAEGYLVYTIMFGLDSNSVRDMFKACATKPTAPYFHDAVDGNDLEDAFGDIAADLVDLHISK from the coding sequence ATGCTGGTAGAAAAGGCCGGTGTAGCAGTCGGCGGCAAGCGCAATTCTAAATCCACACGCGCGCGTTATCTGACAGTCACAGCAAAACGATTTGCGAAGGATCGCAGCGGCAACATTGTTTTTCTGTTCGCATTTATGGCGACGGTGTTGTTCCTGTTTGCAGGCGGCGCGGTTGACTATTCACGCTGGAACGCAGTGCGGGCCGACATGGTTGAATCCATGGACGCCGCCAGCCTTGCGATGGCGCAGCTTGCCGCAACCAATCCCGACCTTACAGAATCTGAATTGAAAGACTACGGACGAAAGTTTTTCGAAGCGAACTTCAATTACGAAAGCAACCTTGAGCCGGGCTGGAATATTGTCTTCGCCTTGGGCGATGAAGCGATCATCGGTACCTGCATCACCGGCAAGATCGACACGTATCTGCTCGGTGTCGCCGGCATCAAAAATCTCAACATCGACAAGTGTGTGGAGATTACCAAACAAGGTTCAGGCCGCGTTGAACTGGCGCTTGTACTCGACGTTACCGGGTCAATGGACAATAAAATTGACGGCGTCAAAAAGATTGAGAGCCTGAAGGACGCTGTCGATACCCTGCTTGACGTTCTCTACGGCTCTGCTGAATCGAGTGAGAATATAAAAATCGGCGTTGTGCCGTTTAACGCCAACGTAAACCCTGGCGGGTCGAGCGGCTGGTCTAACGCTTGGGCCGACACTGGCGCGGCTGCATATTATCATGGCCGCCGTTTTTTCCATGTAGATAAGGACGGCAATGTCGACATGGACACGAAGGTCAATCACTTTTCGCTTTACAATACGACACCGGGCGCTGATTGGCAGGGGTGTGTCGAAGCACGTCCCTATCCGCTGGACGAACTGGATATACCGCCAGGCGGGTCCATGTCATCAACCGACCTAAACGCCTACATGGCGGTGCCTGGCGATTATAGCGACGAGGAAAACGATCAGGAAGAAGAGATGTATGACGCGTTTAATAACGCGCCAGCGTATTCCGTCAGCTCAAGCGAACTGACCAATTCCGCGAACTTCAACTGGGTGCCCGTTTTCTTGCCTGACGCTGCCGATTGCAATAACAGCGAAGATTGTGAATCAGACAGCAGCTATTACAACGATAGCGGCACAACAAGCTACGGCACGCCATGGTATGGATATTACTTCGATGATCCTGATGGTGACGACTATCATGTTTCAGGTAGAAGCATTCAGGAAAGCTCTTACGGGCAAAACCACTATTACTTCGTCAACGACAATAACTACACGCATGCAGGTAATGCCCAGTTCGATAAGTACGCCAAGATCGTTCATTATTTTCGACAGTTGTTAAACGACGACGTAACAAATGATGATTTCAAGGAGTTTCTTACAGAGCTGAGTATCTCCACTGGCCTGAATGGATCGGGGTCAGCGAGCCATGGTCGCGGTAAACAGGAATACCTCCTACGTATGGCCTATGTCGGCTGGTGGGACCCTGTTACGCTGACTTATAAAGGCAAGTACGACACGCCAAATTCCAGCTATATCTCGGCTGAGGTCGACTGCCCCACGCCTATTCTTCCGCTCACGAACGTTCGTGACGATATCGAAGATCATATCGACCTGTTATACCCGAACGGCAACACGGATATCGCACATGGCGCCGCCTGGGGCTGGCGGGTTCTCTCCAAAGAGGCGCCGTTCACCGAAGGCATCGGTCCTGGCGATCAGGATTATGAGAAATGGCAAAAGGCCGTTGTGATCATGACGGACGGTGAGAACGTCGTCGGCAGTGACAACAATACACACTACGGCTCCACCCAAGGTCAGTACGGTTTCGCAATCGAAGAGCGCATGGGCGTCGGCAAAGACACCTATTGGGAAATGAGAGATGAGCTTGACGATAAACTGTTACGCGTCTGCCATCGCATGAAAGCCGAAGGTTATCTCGTTTACACGATCATGTTCGGCCTCGACAGCAATAGCGTGCGCGACATGTTCAAGGCGTGCGCGACAAAACCCACGGCGCCGTATTTCCATGACGCCGTGGACGGTAACGATCTGGAAGACGCGTTTGGCGACATCGCCGCCGATCTCGTCGACCTGCACATCAGTAAGTAA
- a CDS encoding helix-turn-helix domain-containing protein: MRFGLFAVVACSFVLTASCLADVPETAEANSTWSATYRGAAQQLGGLWIGDARTEFAEQSGLSAEDAGLALRYLLSYPVDVLTVEHVLIRYPHYNPTAIKADFDRLTTLGFLARNNQNWTITPEGVSLISHWYEAAEKSASVHEEKASHIDDHLLYVLDKIVSSASALEDQGINQSINWRLNHRFRAGDESPLLVKIDERVWDYIAFINDNAHYRVDRYDRANPDIIPDRIMDDPLAKELFAAMRSDREYPLTRCTEHRIWRNGEQTCAASLSRLEAVGWIEEDTEGVFKQTQKGAELFNEIEALTDARLYSTWSEVSVEEYERYMEILESIPNLIEN, from the coding sequence ATGAGATTTGGGCTGTTTGCTGTTGTTGCGTGTTCTTTTGTCTTAACCGCCTCATGCCTTGCTGACGTTCCTGAAACTGCAGAAGCCAATAGCACCTGGAGCGCGACCTATCGCGGCGCGGCTCAACAACTCGGCGGGTTATGGATTGGTGACGCGCGTACGGAGTTTGCTGAACAATCAGGTTTAAGCGCTGAAGACGCGGGTTTGGCGCTGCGTTATTTGCTGAGTTACCCTGTCGATGTCCTTACGGTTGAACACGTTCTGATCCGTTATCCGCATTACAATCCCACCGCCATAAAAGCTGACTTTGATCGCCTAACGACGCTCGGTTTTCTTGCAAGAAACAATCAAAACTGGACCATCACACCGGAGGGCGTCTCACTTATCAGTCACTGGTACGAAGCAGCAGAGAAATCCGCCAGCGTGCATGAGGAGAAAGCCTCGCATATTGATGACCACCTCCTGTATGTTCTGGACAAGATCGTTTCCAGCGCCTCCGCGCTAGAAGATCAGGGCATTAATCAAAGCATCAATTGGCGATTGAACCATCGCTTCAGGGCTGGCGATGAAAGTCCTCTTCTGGTCAAAATTGACGAACGTGTTTGGGACTATATCGCTTTCATCAACGATAATGCCCATTACCGTGTTGACCGGTATGATCGCGCCAATCCGGATATCATCCCTGACCGCATTATGGATGACCCGCTCGCCAAAGAGCTTTTTGCAGCTATGCGTTCCGACCGTGAATATCCTCTTACACGATGCACAGAGCACAGGATCTGGCGCAATGGCGAACAGACCTGTGCAGCTTCATTATCGAGGCTCGAAGCAGTGGGCTGGATTGAGGAAGACACAGAGGGCGTATTCAAGCAGACACAAAAAGGGGCGGAGCTTTTTAATGAAATTGAAGCGCTCACCGATGCCCGTTTGTACAGCACCTGGTCTGAAGTCAGTGTCGAAGAGTACGAACGCTACATGGAAATTCTCGAGTCTATCCCCAACCTGATCGAGAATTAG
- a CDS encoding TadE/TadG family type IV pilus assembly protein → MLRFNMMHKLKRRRQGFRSDADGSTAVEFAIVAPLFLTIMFSIFEVGWFYFANSVVDASVGDMARLVKTGQVQGWDGTDEEKYDDLYDRVCKIVKSFGGCENRLTLEVDTFDTFSDLAANNTPPTCADAPPEDLAALPFDPGEELQIIRVRVCYIYTTLNPAIGVNLAEPGTNQRRIISTMIFRNEPYELNNREED, encoded by the coding sequence ATGTTGCGTTTCAATATGATGCATAAACTGAAACGGCGAAGACAAGGGTTTCGCAGCGACGCTGACGGATCGACAGCGGTGGAATTCGCTATCGTTGCGCCGCTGTTCCTGACCATCATGTTCTCGATCTTCGAGGTCGGGTGGTTCTATTTCGCCAATTCCGTTGTGGACGCTTCTGTTGGCGATATGGCGCGCCTCGTGAAAACTGGCCAGGTGCAAGGCTGGGACGGCACGGACGAAGAAAAATATGACGATCTCTATGACCGGGTCTGCAAAATTGTGAAATCATTTGGCGGCTGTGAAAACCGCCTGACGCTGGAAGTCGACACGTTTGACACGTTTTCGGATCTCGCCGCCAACAACACCCCGCCTACCTGCGCAGATGCTCCGCCAGAGGATCTCGCCGCCCTTCCTTTTGATCCGGGTGAGGAACTGCAAATCATCAGGGTTCGCGTTTGCTACATCTACACAACGCTGAACCCGGCGATCGGCGTCAACCTCGCCGAACCGGGCACCAATCAGCGGCGCATCATTTCAACAATGATATTCCGTAACGAACCTTATGAACTCAACAATCGCGAAGAAGACTAG
- a CDS encoding LysM peptidoglycan-binding domain-containing protein, which yields MGSTLAMRRMLTGAVFIAGFAAASPAMAGRCGHSYAVDTPTTLAKVARACNVSYAALAEANRGVDPGYVRPGQHLAVPDEIDNPSDPAAPAPVVDPVETSPSVQHPYIASRPVNSYRSYYDDREQVRRINASANREATTYFDTVGVSPVHTRRESRLSYQKLAAARIRAAGAPATPTTIAPVAAPVMGGALKTTTISAYPTPLMECSVLRRQQDGKIRQVREVKPVPNGEETPLHCTSLKATAPRRVILSRGAAAPVTQVRGDDLTVLRGFVSAVDDQCVTLRADDGMTWRMQAPVAAHDMLGKEATVWAQSTRALQCGGLVLDHAVYAEKL from the coding sequence ATGGGTTCTACCTTGGCAATGCGCCGGATGTTGACCGGCGCGGTCTTTATAGCTGGTTTCGCCGCTGCCTCGCCGGCCATGGCGGGACGATGCGGTCATTCTTATGCAGTCGATACGCCGACAACGCTCGCCAAGGTGGCGCGTGCTTGTAACGTGTCTTACGCGGCGCTGGCTGAAGCAAATCGCGGCGTTGACCCCGGTTATGTTCGACCGGGACAGCACTTGGCGGTGCCTGACGAGATTGATAACCCGAGCGATCCGGCGGCGCCTGCGCCCGTTGTCGATCCCGTCGAAACTAGTCCGTCGGTTCAGCATCCTTACATTGCCTCCAGACCGGTTAACTCATATCGCTCCTATTATGATGATCGTGAACAGGTTCGCCGCATTAATGCGAGTGCAAACAGAGAGGCGACAACTTATTTTGACACCGTCGGCGTGTCGCCAGTGCATACGCGCAGGGAATCGCGGTTGAGCTATCAAAAACTGGCGGCGGCGCGCATCCGTGCGGCTGGCGCGCCTGCAACGCCGACCACTATCGCACCAGTTGCCGCGCCGGTCATGGGCGGCGCCTTGAAGACAACAACGATCAGCGCATATCCGACACCGCTAATGGAATGTTCGGTTCTTCGCCGTCAGCAAGACGGAAAAATCCGTCAGGTGAGGGAAGTTAAACCGGTGCCGAATGGCGAGGAAACACCTTTGCATTGCACATCGTTGAAAGCGACTGCACCGCGCCGCGTCATTCTCTCACGCGGTGCTGCGGCTCCTGTTACACAAGTCCGTGGCGATGATCTCACCGTGCTGCGTGGCTTTGTAAGCGCTGTTGACGATCAGTGTGTAACGCTTCGTGCTGATGATGGCATGACCTGGCGCATGCAGGCGCCAGTCGCGGCCCATGACATGCTTGGCAAAGAGGCGACCGTTTGGGCGCAAAGCACTCGCGCGCTGCAATGTGGCGGTCTCGTGCTTGATCATGCAGTTTACGCAGAGAAGCTCTAA